The following are encoded together in the Peromyscus leucopus breed LL Stock chromosome 1, UCI_PerLeu_2.1, whole genome shotgun sequence genome:
- the LOC114683649 gene encoding uncharacterized protein LOC114683649, whose translation MWAVPRGGDALSASAQKQGCLAGAGPGPPKPAHGRSSGRDDLLARPTFELLHCPGCYWFCAGAERAAAALNSEEQGRGPHRRVETWPPSGSNGSQSSPVRSRQLAQWQKWPPAFPGGSQTLHGVSQSEGGFRQGRPQR comes from the exons ATGTGGGCGGTGCCGCGGGGCGGGGACGCGCTCTCTGCCTCTGCGCAGAAGCAGGGCTGCCTcgcgggggcggggccaggccCTCCGAAGCCCGCCCACGGCCGGAGCTCCGGGCGCGATGACTTGCTGGCCCGCCCCACCTTCGAGCTTCTCCACTGTCCCGGCTGCTACTGGTTTTGCGCTGGAGCTGAGCGGGCGGCTGCAGCCCTGAACTCAGAGGAGCAGGGACGAGGGCCACACAGAAGAGTGGAGACCTGGCCTCCAAGTGGGAGTAACGGCTCACAATCCTCGCCAGTGAGATCCCGGCAGCTT GCTCAATGGCAGAAGTGGCCACCTGCCTTCCCAGGAGGGTCCCAAACCCTCCATGGAGTGTCTCAGAGTGAAGGAGGGTTCAGGCAAGGAAGACCacaaagatga